The sequence aaacaatgatGTCACGACGAGGAAGTTTCTTCCAATCAATCTTCGAACTGAGAATGATCATTGAATCTGACTCCTCAAAACCAGTTAGAACTACATCGGTTCCTAGAATTGTGGctgttgtctgaaaattttgtgtatGTGTGGATgcgtatttattttttcaaattttgtttcatgaCCCAACGAgcggaagttaattttttacatgtcgtcagtttcaaaaaaaaaacgatatgaCAGATGTTCATTGGAAACtagtttcattttcagttcCCAGCCTGCACTGGAACAAAGGTTGCTTGAGAAATTATTCTTTAGTACCGGGACTTCCACTTTTTTAAACTGCATAAAAAATCATAGAGGACAACAAAAACCATTCATGTGGCTAataggaatttcaaaaacaagctTGACTtattaaagtttaatttgaagaaaactccCAAAGAACTCGCAACGTGTTAGTACGGTTTGTGCATTTGTagtgaaaaacaatttactttaaagttgtttttttttcatcatacACATTAAGTTAAATTcacttcagttttttttcggccaTAGGTAtactaaaataattattttgagattttgagcgaaatttgaaattaaaaaaaaaatctaatttgtCATAGGTCGTTGTTGGTGTCTACCATACCACCGAATatgcaatattttaaaaacagttcactcaatttttgttaGTCGAGTGTCTCACATTTTTGGTTGTTTTCACTGATTTCAACTCAAACTGCTCGTGTGAGGTGTCAAGAATCCAAGCATAAACAATGGTGTGCTcttccaattgaaaattgtaaacgttttgatacaaatttttcaatggcTTCTTTCCCGATGAATATTTGGAAGTATACCTGAAAAGACATGTGTGCTCAGTTGTTGAAATTCGACATACCAAACATTTGAAGCACTGGTGTCGTTTTGATGAATCCATGGCCTTGTACCAAATATGGCCTCGGATGTGATGTTCACAAATCTTAAAAACGGAGATTTTAAATAGTAGAAAGTGGACAAAGAATTtagaatgtttaaaaaatgtatcgatcttaaaaggaaaataaataGATATTTAGAATGGAAAACGTTTGaactttgtagaaaatttttgaaacttcgagcaaaaatttataacattGCCAAAAGGTGTcataaaactgcaaaaattcaacaagttcaggacaaataaaatttaagaattgttatgttacatttttaaaaatccatttcTGTCCAAAATAAAACGTTTCTAACGGAAAGCTAAACTGCAATTTAGACTAACGTAAAAAAGTTACCACCTCTAAGCtttcgaaatatttaaaatatttgtgtACGGTTAACACATTTTCGTTACTGTGTTTGGTGTAGTAGACATACCCATTAttaacaaacttttttaattttcaaatacaaattcGATATAAATGTTCACCTGCCAATTTCTTCGAGTCGATCCTCAAATATAGCAGGGATTTGTCCATGCATATTCGGTCCAACATTCAATAGCAAGTTTCCATTGCACGCGATTGTTCTTGCCAACTGCTCGATTATCTCGTAAGCTGTATTCACTTCTGATGCTTTCATGTCTCTCCGATTTCCCCATGAATGTTTATCCAAAGTCATGcaattttcccactttttCTCTAATAGCTTTCCTGGATCATAGTGATCTGAGTATGTCATAAATCCGCCGTGTTTTCCCATTGTACCAGTACCCCATCTATCATTGACGACAACTTGATCTTTGACCGGACTGAAAATGTGTAGGACATTCGAGCAAAACTCCTATTtggaatttcgaaatattcaaAGTCAGAACTCTACAAACTGAGTCAGAAACTgccaatgaaaaatcaaaatgtagaTTATGAATTGTAAAATCTAACCTAGAATTGTAGAGCCATGCAAGAAATTCTTTTGCTTTCCAATAATCATCCGACTTGTCCCATTCGCCATCACTCCAAACTACTTCGGGGTTATACTTTGTGACGATGTCAAT comes from Caenorhabditis elegans chromosome X and encodes:
- the W03G11.3 gene encoding Putative alpha-L-fucosidase (Confirmed by transcript evidence), yielding MIFLIFSILFLHLANCDYTPDWESLDNRPLPSWYDDSKFGIFCHWGLYSVPAFRSEWMWWYWKGTQPDKDVVNFVDKNYKPGTTYADFAKDFTAEYFNANQFAETVKTSGARYFVFTSKHHEGFTMWPSRTSWNWNSMDIGPKRDIVGELRDAFKKTDVHFGLYFSQFEWFHPMFLDDGKFNTTFYPEQVSYPQMIDIVTKYNPEVVWSDGEWDKSDDYWKAKEFLAWLYNSSPVKDQVVVNDRWGTGTMGKHGGFMTYSDHYDPGKLLEKKWENCMTLDKHSWGNRRDMKASEVNTAYEIIEQLARTIACNGNLLLNVGPNMHGQIPAIFEDRLEEIGRFVNITSEAIFGTRPWIHQNDTSASNVWYTSKYSSGKKPLKNLYQNVYNFQLEEHTIVYAWILDTSHEQFELKSVKTTKNTTATILGTDVVLTGFEESDSMIILSSKIDWKKLPRRDIIVLKIEKAASYLRNPLMSTNEHHVQ